A region from the Octopus sinensis unplaced genomic scaffold, ASM634580v1 Contig12101, whole genome shotgun sequence genome encodes:
- the LOC115229215 gene encoding pyruvate kinase-like, whose amino-acid sequence MVYNPRPTRAEVSDVANAVLDGADCVMLSGETAKGKYPIKTVQMMHQIALEAESAVYYQRFYSDMRIMQGIGADTTETIAISALEAANASMASVIVVLTTTGR is encoded by the coding sequence ATGGTTTATAATCCACGTCCTACTCGGGCTGAAGTCTCAGATGTGGCAAACGCTGTTTTGGATGGAGCTGACTGTGTGATGCTGTCGGGGGAAACAGCAAAGGGAAAATACCCCATTAAAACAGTCCAAATGATGCATCAAATTGCTCTCGAGGCTGAGTCTGCTGTTTACTACCAACGTTTCTACTCAGATATGAGGATAATGCAAGGCATTGGGGCTGACACAACTGAGACTATTGCTATTTCTGCTCTTGAAGCTGCCAATGCCTCAATGGCATCTGTTATTGTGGTGTTGACTACTACTGGGAG